ATCGCAGAACAAATTAAAAAAGAAGTCTCCCAGCTTATCCAACAAGAGATTAAAGATCCAAGAATAGGTTTTTCAACGGTTACTGATGTCGAAGTTACTGGTGATGTATCTCAAGCAACCATATTTATTTCAGTTCTCGGTAACGAAACGCAGAAAGAAGACTCGCTTAAAGCATTAAAAAGTGCTGTGGGTTTTATAAGACGTGAGGTTGGGCGAAGAATGCGTTTAAGACATACACCTGAGATATTATTTTCCTTTGATAACTCCATTGAATATGGGAGTCGTATAGAGAAAATATTATCAGATATTAAAAGCAGCTCCCCTGGGGATACAAATGATAAATACTAATACAACTTACGCTTCCTTTACAGATTTTATCAAGGGTAAAGATAATTTTCTTATTGTATCTCATTTCAATCCTGACGGAGATACCCTAGGTTCAGCATTGGCGATTGCAAATATCTTGGACGGTTTTAGTAAACAATATACTTTGGTAAATCGCGATGTTGTGCAAGAAAAGTATCTCTTTTTGCCTAAAGCTACGGAAGTTCTATTACCGGAATCATTAGTGGATCAGACATTTCAATATGTAATTACAGTGGATTGTGCTGATTATCAACGTATTGGTGATGAAGTTACAAAGCTATTGACTCCAGATGTAGAGATATTAAATATTGATCACCATCCGACAAATACAAATTTTGGTTCCAGTAATATTGTGGAAGCTGATGCAGCTTCCACTACTTTCATTATTTACAATCTTTGTAAGAAACTTGAGATTCCTTTAAACCTTGATATTGCATTGTGTTTATACACAGGATTAATGACAGATACAGGCTCGTTTCAATATTCCAATACCAACTCAGAAGTGCATTCAGTTGCGGCAGAACTGATTTCATATGGGATTAATGTGTATGAGGTTGTAGAGAATATATTTGAGACGTCTTCAGTGGAGAGAATGGTTGTATTGAAGAAATCACTCAATACATTAGAAATTGACTCTTCTGGAAAGATTGCATGGTTAGAAATCATTCAAGAGCTATCTACGAAGTCTGAAGATATTGATGGACTTGTCAATTATCCGAGAAGTATTAAAGGAGTAGAAGTTGCTATTTCTTTTAAACAAGTTCATGACGGAAAAGTACGAGTAGGTTTACGCTCCAAGAAATACGTCGATGTGAGCCTAATAGCTATGAAATTCCAGGGCGGTGGCCATAAAAGGGCTGCTGGATGTACCATTGACGGAACGGTTGGAGAAGTTAAGGAAGTTATAGTCCAGGAAATAAAAAAATATATTATTTAGGTGTGGATTCTATGCTACACGGTTTTATTAATGTCAATAAACCAAAGGGTCTAACTTCTCATGATGTCGTTGCACGGCTTCGTAGAATTTTAAAGACTAAAAAAGTTGGTCATACCGGGACGTTAGATCCTGATGTTACAGGAGTACTCCCGATTGCGATTGGACAAGCAACAAAATTGACGGAATATGTGATGGAGAAGCCGAAAACCTATCGAGGGACTATGGTGCTTGGAATAAGTACAACTACTGAAGATATTTCTGGCGAAATTCTCAATAGAGTAACTCCTAAGGACATTTCAACTCAAAGTATTATGGATGTCTTTGCTACATTGCATGGAGAAATCGAGCAAATACCTCCAATGTATTCAGCGGTTAAAGTTCAAGGCAAGAAGTTATATGAATTAGCAAGGCAAGGAAAAGAAATTGAAAGAGAGCCTAGGAAAGTTCAAATCTATCGCTTTCAATTTTTAGATGTTTCAGATGTTGAAATCGATAACATGAAATTTCCTGCCATCTCATTTGAAGTTCAATGTTCTAAAGGTACATATGTGAGAACTCTATGTGTACAAGTCGGACAACTGCTACATACTCCTGCTTGCATGCTTTCTTTGCAACGCACAGAATCGGCAGGTTTTTTAATTGATGATAGTTTTACATTAGAGGAAATTGAAAAGCTAGCTTTAGAAGATAAGCACGTTCAAGTTTTAACACCTATGGATCTTCCGCTACAGCAGATGCCTCGATTGGATATAACTGAAATTGAATTTCAAAAAATGTTGAACGGTATGCCGTATAGGAACTATTCCATTCATTCAAAATCTATTGAATCCGTTCCGCTAGGTAATATCTTTCGCGTTTATAATCATGAAGGTATCTTCTTTGCTCTATATAAACTTACATATATCACAACGGACTATGAAGAGTGGAAGGCAGAAAAGGTTTTTAAAGAGGTGCTATCGTTTGAATCCTAAATTTATTCATTTGAAATTAGGGGAGATTCCAGCTAAAGCTGAACATTCCACCTGCCTGGCTTTAGGGAATTTTGATGGTGTTCATATAGGACATCAGAAACTTATCCAAACTGCAAGGAATATAGCAAATCAGCATTCTTCAAGCTGCTCGTTAATGACATTTTTACCTCATCCACGGAAAGTAGTCAATGGTAACGATGATTACGATACGTATATTACTCCGTGGGAATTAAAGTGTAAACTCCTTTACGAATTAGGAGTTGATCTCATCTATCTCGTAGATTTTAATGAGGGATTTGCACAATTATCGTCAGATGAATTTGAATCTATGTATTTGCATGAGATACAACCACGAGTCATTGTAGTTGGTGATGATTTTCGATATGGAAGATATGGTTTTGGAAATTCATCTACACTTTTAACAAACGGACTTGCAAATAATATCGGTGTAGAGGTAGTATCATCGGTATTACATAATGGGGTTAAAGTGTCAAGTAGTTTTATCAGAGATGCACTAAGTTCAGGACACATTACCACTGTAACGACACTCTTAAATCGTCCCTATCAATTGAAAGGAAAGGTTGTCCATGGTTCTAAGTTAGGTCGAACCATTGGTTTTCCAACTGCAAACATAAATTTAACAGGAAACTTTGTGCTTCCCAAATTTGGCGTATATTTAGTTCAAGTTACTCTATCGAATCATACTATTGTGAACGGAATCATGAATATTGGTGTAAAACCTACAGTGCAACAAGATAATCCACATCCTATAATTGAAATTCATTTGTTAGATTTTAACCAAGACATCTATGATTCTATGATTGAAGTTGATTTGATTCATTATATCCGAGAAGAAATGAAATTTAATCATTTACAAGAACTTAGTAGTCAGATTCGTAAAGATTTATTTTATGCTACAGAATATTTAGCGAAACACGTTTATTTAAATCAATAA
The window above is part of the Desulfuribacillus stibiiarsenatis genome. Proteins encoded here:
- the rbfA gene encoding 30S ribosome-binding factor RbfA translates to MGNVRNNKIAEQIKKEVSQLIQQEIKDPRIGFSTVTDVEVTGDVSQATIFISVLGNETQKEDSLKALKSAVGFIRREVGRRMRLRHTPEILFSFDNSIEYGSRIEKILSDIKSSSPGDTNDKY
- a CDS encoding DHH family phosphoesterase; this encodes MINTNTTYASFTDFIKGKDNFLIVSHFNPDGDTLGSALAIANILDGFSKQYTLVNRDVVQEKYLFLPKATEVLLPESLVDQTFQYVITVDCADYQRIGDEVTKLLTPDVEILNIDHHPTNTNFGSSNIVEADAASTTFIIYNLCKKLEIPLNLDIALCLYTGLMTDTGSFQYSNTNSEVHSVAAELISYGINVYEVVENIFETSSVERMVVLKKSLNTLEIDSSGKIAWLEIIQELSTKSEDIDGLVNYPRSIKGVEVAISFKQVHDGKVRVGLRSKKYVDVSLIAMKFQGGGHKRAAGCTIDGTVGEVKEVIVQEIKKYII
- the truB gene encoding tRNA pseudouridine(55) synthase TruB: MLHGFINVNKPKGLTSHDVVARLRRILKTKKVGHTGTLDPDVTGVLPIAIGQATKLTEYVMEKPKTYRGTMVLGISTTTEDISGEILNRVTPKDISTQSIMDVFATLHGEIEQIPPMYSAVKVQGKKLYELARQGKEIEREPRKVQIYRFQFLDVSDVEIDNMKFPAISFEVQCSKGTYVRTLCVQVGQLLHTPACMLSLQRTESAGFLIDDSFTLEEIEKLALEDKHVQVLTPMDLPLQQMPRLDITEIEFQKMLNGMPYRNYSIHSKSIESVPLGNIFRVYNHEGIFFALYKLTYITTDYEEWKAEKVFKEVLSFES
- the ribF gene encoding riboflavin biosynthesis protein RibF produces the protein MNPKFIHLKLGEIPAKAEHSTCLALGNFDGVHIGHQKLIQTARNIANQHSSSCSLMTFLPHPRKVVNGNDDYDTYITPWELKCKLLYELGVDLIYLVDFNEGFAQLSSDEFESMYLHEIQPRVIVVGDDFRYGRYGFGNSSTLLTNGLANNIGVEVVSSVLHNGVKVSSSFIRDALSSGHITTVTTLLNRPYQLKGKVVHGSKLGRTIGFPTANINLTGNFVLPKFGVYLVQVTLSNHTIVNGIMNIGVKPTVQQDNPHPIIEIHLLDFNQDIYDSMIEVDLIHYIREEMKFNHLQELSSQIRKDLFYATEYLAKHVYLNQ